The following is a genomic window from Gemmatimonadota bacterium.
TGAAGGGAGTAGTGCAATGGGAAAACAAAATATTGAGAAGCCGAATATCATCTATATCATGCTGGATGAATGGGGATACTTCGAGTGGTCCGCCATGGGGCATCCCATTCTTCAGACGCCCAATATCGACAAGATGGCGTCTGAAGGCATCCGATTTACTCAGATGCTTGCGGGAGGCAATGTCTGTGCGCCGACGCGTTGTGCACTGATGACAGGTCAGCATACTGGGCGTGCAACGATCCGTGCAAATGGCGGCGGTCTGGCACTGCGTCCGAATGATGTGACCATCGCTGGAATGCTCAAAGCCGAGGGCTACGCAACTGGCGGCTTCGGCAAGTGGGGCCTGGGCGATGCCGGAACAACGGGTGTGCCAGAGAAACACGGCTTTGATACCTTCTTCGGTTACTATCATCAGGTGCATGCACACACGTACTATCCGCGGTACCTTCTCCACAATAGCGAGAAGATGTATCTGGAGGGGAATACAGGTGATTTCCACACTGGTGAGGTGTTTTCTCATGGTCTCATCTATGAAGAAGGGCTGAAGTTCATACGGGAGAACAAAGATCGTCCATTCTTTGCCTATTTACCGTGGACGCCTCCGCACGGCCAGTGGATGATGCCCGAATCGGATCCGGCATGGCAGAAGTACAGGGACGTGAAATGGGATGCCACGAACCAGAGAGGACCGCACGATGCACAGATGTACGCCGCGATGATGGAAATGGCTGATCGCCAGATCGGTGAGATCATGGATTTGCTGAAGGCGTTGGAGATCGACGAGAAAACTATCATCTTTGCTTGCGGCGACAATGGTGGTGCTCCTTATTTTGCAAATGATAATCATCCGCATGGCTTTTTTGCCCCCAATCTGAATCCCGGGACGGGCGAACGCTTCCGCGGGGGCAAGGGCAATTTCTATGAAGGCGGGCTACGGGTTCCCTTTATCGTCCGGTGGCCGGGGCGGATTGAGCCGGGAACGGTTTCTGATCATCTGGGATACTTTCCCGATGTGATGCCCACTCTGGCGGAATTGACGGGGGCGGAGCCTGGAGCTGATATCGATGGTATTTCGATTGCGCCCACATTGCGCGGTGAGACCGGGCGCACGCAGGCGCAGCACGAGTACCTGTACTGGGAGGATCGGAAAAGTTGCGCTGTTCGTATGGGAAGTTGGAAAGCCGTGAGACCAGACAAGGACGGGCCGTTTGAGTTGTATGACTTGAGCACAGATATTGAGGAACTGAACGATGTTGCTGCTCAGTATCCCGACATTCTCGAGAGGATGACGCAGTATGCCGGGGACGCTCACACACCGGTTCACGAAGGCGAGATTCTCGACCCATCCATGGGATTCAAAGGACACGATGAGGATTAGGCAGTTCATGGCAGACACCAAAGCAAATAAAAGCAATCAACCCAATGTGCTCTTTATCGCCATTGACGATCTGTGTGGCTGTCCCGATGCGATGAACGGAGAAACCTCTGTTCATACTCCCAATATGAATGTGCTTGCCCGAAAGGGCGTGTATTTCACCAATGCACATTGTGCAGCTCCTGCCTGCAATCCTTCACGTGTAAGTGTGATGACCGGGTTG
Proteins encoded in this region:
- a CDS encoding arylsulfatase, translating into MGKQNIEKPNIIYIMLDEWGYFEWSAMGHPILQTPNIDKMASEGIRFTQMLAGGNVCAPTRCALMTGQHTGRATIRANGGGLALRPNDVTIAGMLKAEGYATGGFGKWGLGDAGTTGVPEKHGFDTFFGYYHQVHAHTYYPRYLLHNSEKMYLEGNTGDFHTGEVFSHGLIYEEGLKFIRENKDRPFFAYLPWTPPHGQWMMPESDPAWQKYRDVKWDATNQRGPHDAQMYAAMMEMADRQIGEIMDLLKALEIDEKTIIFACGDNGGAPYFANDNHPHGFFAPNLNPGTGERFRGGKGNFYEGGLRVPFIVRWPGRIEPGTVSDHLGYFPDVMPTLAELTGAEPGADIDGISIAPTLRGETGRTQAQHEYLYWEDRKSCAVRMGSWKAVRPDKDGPFELYDLSTDIEELNDVAAQYPDILERMTQYAGDAHTPVHEGEILDPSMGFKGHDED